From a region of the Bacillus smithii genome:
- the tnpA gene encoding IS66 family insertion sequence element accessory protein TnpA, which yields MPKNPELRKVWEQRIADYRKSGQTQVNWCKENQWSIHQFKYWLRKIENPIKNQGKSTKWASVTLEDHSQTVENSLRIEISGISIEVKPGFDPAFLSEVVRTLKSTC from the coding sequence ATGCCTAAGAATCCTGAATTACGAAAGGTTTGGGAACAACGAATCGCTGACTATCGTAAAAGCGGTCAAACTCAAGTAAACTGGTGCAAGGAAAATCAATGGAGTATTCACCAGTTTAAATACTGGTTAAGAAAAATTGAAAATCCAATAAAAAATCAAGGAAAGTCTACAAAATGGGCATCCGTTACCCTAGAAGATCATTCACAAACAGTTGAAAATTCATTACGGATTGAAATTAGTGGGATTTCAATTGAAGTAAAACCTGGTTTCGATCCGGCCTTTCTTTCAGAAGTGGTTAGGACGTTGAAATCAACATGTTAG